From a single Thermanaerothrix sp. genomic region:
- a CDS encoding DUF2993 domain-containing protein, producing MAAVVLMLAASAGLSWAPQKALGEEKTLSGDFTPASEGEALVKDLVKSLSPEKMLVVLDQEPQGGEVRHMYISAQGARAAGVRVDQVAMEAFFVKINHQAPGGYPFSAIEGLFQCSVKDQDVNRFLKDAVMDSGDESWKGLSVEFQDGRLKASGTFLSKGLSAVVRLEGELSIKDQSAVELKDYTVKVNGSNTQMGEIRRAIDDAQPLLDLSGMPFPVKLKRLSAHQGALTLSTEKAPEEFQGIRYVYQE from the coding sequence AAAAGGCCCTTGGGGAGGAGAAGACGTTGTCCGGGGACTTCACCCCCGCCTCGGAGGGGGAGGCGCTGGTGAAGGACCTGGTCAAATCCCTTAGCCCTGAGAAGATGCTGGTGGTGCTGGACCAGGAACCCCAGGGTGGGGAGGTAAGGCACATGTACATATCAGCCCAAGGGGCAAGGGCGGCGGGAGTCCGGGTGGACCAGGTGGCCATGGAGGCCTTCTTCGTGAAGATCAACCACCAGGCCCCGGGCGGATACCCCTTCAGCGCCATAGAGGGGCTCTTCCAGTGCTCCGTGAAGGACCAGGACGTGAACCGGTTCCTCAAGGACGCGGTGATGGACTCCGGCGATGAATCCTGGAAGGGGCTCAGCGTGGAGTTCCAGGACGGCAGGCTCAAGGCCTCGGGTACGTTCCTCTCAAAGGGCCTGTCGGCGGTGGTGCGCCTTGAGGGGGAGCTCTCCATAAAGGACCAGTCGGCGGTGGAGCTCAAGGACTACACCGTGAAGGTGAACGGCTCGAATACCCAGATGGGGGAGATCCGAAGGGCCATCGACGACGCCCAGCCCCTGCTGGACCTATCGGGCATGCCCTTCCCGGTGAAGCTCAAACGGCTTTCCGCACACCAGGGGGCCCTTACGCTCAGCACCGAGAAGGCCCCGGAGGAGTTCCAGGGCATAAGATACGTCTACCAAGAATAG